The sequence below is a genomic window from Malassezia restricta chromosome IV, complete sequence.
TGATCAAGTGGCTCGTGATCTTGGCTCTAGTAGCAGTGGGATCGTTCGTCGGCTACGAAGTGTACAAGCGCAAGGTTCAGTCGGCCTACAAGAACCGGCGTATGATGGCATAGTATGATACCTACGGAGCGTCGCGTCGAAACACACTCTTTCGATAGTGCTCCAATTCTATGGTCGTGGTTAGTGTGTGTGTATATCATACCTTGAATGGATCCTCGGATATCGTCGAGTGCCCTGGAATTAGCAGCGTGATACGTACCGATGCAGAATACCTGTATCCGGTCGTTGATACGACGCACCATACCACCGACGCACTAGCTCCTTGATCGTCGACacatcgacgatgcggtAGTGCAAATGGGCCATAAGCTCTGGCATCTCGTTTACGAGAAACATCTTGTCTGCGTGCACAGAGCTACCCGCCAGGCAGGCTTTGCGTGCTGTTGGTACACGATCTAGCACGTAGGCAAGAATGGCTGTGCGCACATCAAGGTGCGGATGTGAGCATGCTTCATCTAGGCATGCAGCGTAGAGGCCTGTTTGGGAGTGGGTCCTTGTGCACCACTCGTCCATACCCTCGAGTATATGTGGCTCTGTGCGGATGACATACGATACGCCCTCATCGACCGGCTGAAGCTGGCCGTCGGTCACGATGCAGGCAATTTCTAATAGTCGATCACGTTTCGGATCAAGTCCTGTCATCTCACAGTCAATCCAAACGAGCGGCTCATCCTCTGCCGACAAGACCCGTGtcggcgcaggcggcgggATCTGTGACATGTTACAATAACTCTGAGCTATGTGGAGCTAATGTCACTGGCTGGGCACCAAACATATCCACATGGACGGGGGCCATGCCATGGACGCGGAGGAGATACGTACCCGCTTCCAGCGGGGTAGTAGAGAGGAATACATAATGGGTATCATCAACTGCATGTGCAGTAGCCAGCTCATGGGAATGTGTCGTGATGGAAACGCACAATGGGCCTGTGGCATCCTGAGCCGCACAGACCATCAGAGGCATACGGCGAGGCACATCGAGCTTCCACACACACGACGCAGGACTATGCGCCTTGCGGTGATACATGCCGGCACCAATCGCTGGCAGACCTTCGACATGGACGGGCACAGAACTTTCCACAGTGAGTGCATACGACTGCCCCACGTGCATATGGGGCTGAGACGCTGATAGAAGCAGGGTGTATGTACCTGGCTGCAAGGCCTGAATATCAGATACAACCATACCGCGTGAAAAGTTTCCTGTACAGGACGTCTTGGACGCCGTGGAAAGGCAATGGATGCGCTCACCACTGCGACATAATGTGAGGCGTACCGGTACTGTCAGTACAGTGGTGAGCATAAGCTGGATGCGAGGAAGGAACGTATCTTCCTGTACCGTGAGACGGTACTGTGGCTGATACCATTCGTCAGGCGCGGCTGCATGCAGTGGCGCACGCCATGTGCCGTGAAACACGGCGCGGTGTGACCAGGCTTGGGGCAGTGCACGAAATTCCATAGGACAGGTCGCATAGGCCGTTAGTGTGTACGGCATAGGAATCTGCGTACCATGCCGAGAAACAGCGATGGTATACTGAGTACAGTCCTGGGGCTCAACCGTGCAAAGCGTGTGCGCCGTGTTCATATATACGCCCATCATACCGCCAGTCTCGGTGTCTGCTCGACGTTGAGAGGACAAAGTGGGATACACATGAAGCGCAGTGTACTCTTGCTCGTCAAATTCATCGCATATGGATGCATCCCGCTCAAGATGGAGCAAAATAGGCCGATCGACCACATGTTGTAGCAAGAGATGGTATTGCTCCGTTTGTGCCGTTCGAACATCATCCAGGCGCACGGCCGAGTCAGATTGGGCTTCCCACACACCCTGGATAGATTGCATTTCTGGATATAGAGAAGGATTCCAGTTTACGAGTAAAGCATCAAAAGCATGACGCACGTCAGCCCAGCTCATGGTGACGCGATGGGAGACGTCACTTGTTTTCCACGGATTGATGATCGTCACGATACGATCTTGTCCTTGCGCAGATAGTGCTAAGATTCCATAGCAATGCAACGGTTCTAAATCGGCATAATCAACCGCAGTGTTCGTACTAAGAGCCACCATACAATCACCACGCCGCCATGCTTCGTACAAGCGCATCCATGTCTTTTCGCTTTGGAAAGTAGGCTCGTCCATGGGTATGTATTCAGGTATCCATCCTGTAAGCATGTAAAGATCCATGCTCGAATGTGAGCCTCGAAATGCATAGCCACTGCGCTTGGCAACGAGGTACGCCTTTTCTAGAAGCGCCGGCCATAGTTGTGTCTTGTGCCGCGGCTTTGTGCAAAGCCACAGCCCGTCCCGACTTACTGGAAGCATATCGTTTATATGAATACAACGCAAACTTCCGTGCATATACAGCTTGACCTTATACGTCCCATCGGGACTTGCACATGGCACACAGTCCTGCTGGGGGTACAGCATATTGCATGCCAAATTCGTACCCCAACGAGCATTATGCTCTGCCACAATCTCTAGTGCCGTGATAAAGGAGCAATCCGAGACACAACCTTGTTGCATATCACCGCCAACAAGTCGCACGTCGGCTCGGTATACTGGAAAGTCCCGCAAAGACTGCAGCTGTGCGCCTTGCTCTATTTGTTGCGGGGAGAGTTCCGGGGATGGCTCCACCGGCACATGTTCATTTTCGCTCCAAAATGGAGGCCAAGCTTTAGTGCCCAACCCTCTGGGGACACGTCCTGCATCCCTTAATCGCTTGGCACGTTCCAAGCAGCGCTCAGCCATCCGACGCGCGTCGGTTACACTCGAGTCATCACGCGCAATTTCCAGGAAAAGTCGAATAGCTCTGGTATACTGAAAGAACGCAGCATTGTATTTTTTCTGTAGCTCGAAATCTACGGCTtccgctgcagcagctttTGCCACAGCTTCAGCCGCTGGATCCATGGGCGAGAAGGTCTGGGACGTGCGAAGTGGAGGAGAAAGATGAAACGGCCAAGTACAAAATCTTCTCATTCACGCGCGTCATATTGACACGCCCGCACCTTCCTGCGAACAACAGGTTTACCTGTTGCGGGTGCAAGGTTTGAATGGGTTCTCCTGTAGCGCGCCCCACGCATTGTTAGCCGTTCCTATGGATGACAAAGGTTGGCTGGACGAATGCGCATGCTTCACAGCACGCCCATCCCAGCTGTAAATGGGGGAGTTGAAGGAGGTTCCTCGTGAACCTGCAGGATCAGTCAGTACCGCTGAGCAATCCGCTCCAACGACCTCTGTCCCACGTATTTGTAGGGTCCTCGGTAAGCAGGGAGCACTTGGCTTGAAAGCGCGCTCAGGCCTAATAAGGGCCCAAACATACTATTTTTTTCTTAGTTCATTTTATAAATTTTTCGAAACGAGGCGTGTCTCCTGCCCATGATGCAGGCGATCAAATCAGCGTGGCGCGCAGCTCTACCGGTGCGTGGCCGTGCACTGCATACAAGCCATCTAAAGATGAGTGCCTGGAGCGTACCACCCGTACAGGCCAGCGCGCATCAAGCGATGCCTCCAGTGTTTCGCTCAGACATTCAGCAAATGAAAAGGGAAGGGACTCCATTGGTCTGTATCACAGCATACGATCAGCcgacggcgctggctgtgcgtggtgctggtgctgatATGTGTCTTGTCGGCGATTCATTGGCCAATGTGGCTCTCGGATACCAAGCAACGCGATCCCTATCTCTGGATGCCATGATCCATCACGCCAAGACTGTGCGTGCTTCTATACATGCTCCTGAGTTACAGTATGATGCGCGTTGCCCACGTGCACCTCTCGTTATCGTTGATATGCCATTTGGCTCGTATGGCGTATCACTCGAGGAGTCCGTGCGCCACGTCATGCATGTCGTGAAAGAGACTCAGGCGTCGGCTATAAAAATGGAAGGATCGATGGAGCTGGTTCCGTTGATAGAACGCTTGACTACGTTGGGCATTGATGTCATGGGCCACATCGGATTACAACCACAGCGATTCGGTGACGCCAGCGGATTCCGTGTACAGGGCGCAACAGCACACAGTGCCCTCAACATTTTGCGCACAGCCCAGGCATTAGAGGCGGCAGGATGCTTTTCCATTGTACTCGAGTGCATCCCATCCAAGTTGGGTGAAGCTATTAGCCAACGACTCGACATTCCCACCATTGGTATCGGCGCTGGTCCTCACACACATGGTCAGGTGCTTGTATGTACCGACATTATGGGTGATCTCACCAGCCCTTCGCACGTATCGGCTGTCTTGGCAGGTTTAGAGAAGGGAGCCTCTGCACCAGCGCACATGCCAGAGACACCTTGGCCTCCAATGCCCAAGTTTGTGCGGACATTCGCTGCATCACACGTCGGTTCACAGCGTATAGTGGCATTGCGGCGCTTTGTTGAAGCCGTGCGTTCACGGACGTTTCCTGATAATACGTCGGAGGCTTATCGAATCAAGACGCACGAATGGGAGACGTTTTTGCAGCTCGTAGACAGCTCATGACTCCATGTGGAGGATTACCCCAGGTGAGACTGCATCGTTCATGTGGCGCCCTTGGTTGGGATGTGttgtgcgccgcagcaTCCACAGCAGCTCGCATAAGCCCCTCTTGACTCTTACAAAAGCTCATATACCTGGTCTCAAAGGTACCATTCATGATTATGAGGCCAAAGTACCTTCTCTTACCTGGTCCATTCTCGATGGTGCTCAGAACGAGTGCTGGGCCATCATAGGGCCTACTTCCTCCAATGCGGGTGCCCACGTACGACAAAAAATCATTGACGTGGTTCTTGGACGATATTCTCCACGGGCTGCTAATACATCCAACGTACCGCCATCATGTACACATATGCTCGACACATTACCACGAGAGGCTGTAGCCTATGTGCCGTTCGAGACACCATCCGGGAATTTTGGCGGTGAATTTATTGATTATACGACAAGATACGGATCGATTCGAGACGAAGACCGCGTGACGCTTTTTGAGAGTCTGATGGAGTCTCGTGATGTATATACAGGCCTGGTGGCTCAGCTGCACATGCGACCAGATCCATTGCGGCTGCACCAAGACAACACAGGCTTACTCAAATGGAACAGCAGCTATGAACGCGAAGAGTGTATCAGAAAGGCGCATGCTATATGCAAGCATATCCAAAACACGGCTCCTGCTCTTGGCTTGACGTCACTGCTTTCACGACCGCTTATTTCACTGTCCAACGGTCAAATGCGCCGTGCCCGAATTCTGCGTGCCTTGATTCAGGGAGCTGAATGGGCCGTTCTCGAGGACCCATTCAAAGGTCTTGATCAGCCATCAAGAAACGAACTCACGCGATTGTTTGGTGAACTGCACGCTAATCGAACCCCACGCCTGTGTCTCGTCCTTCGCGAGCAAGATCCGGTGCCATCTTTCATCACACATATTCTCCGGGTCGATGAACATGGATTTGTAACGCAACTTGGTCACAAAAGTGAGGTGCCAACTGAAAAAGATGCTGAGTATCCTCCTGGGAGCTACGATATCGTCCGACGCAATGCGGAGCGAGGCGTTTATACAGGTCAAAAGTCGAGCGAGCCCATCGTGGCTATGCGTCACGTCTCGATTGAGTATGAATCCAACCCAATCTTGCAGGATGTATCGCTCGAATTGCAGCCTGGTGCAAGAATGGTGCTAGTGGGTGATAATGGAAGCGGGAAAACAACTCTCTTATCCTTGCTTCTCGGCGACCATCCTCGTTCATTTGCACTAAGTGAGCAACAGCTGTCATTATGGGGTGcagcacgcgatgcaccgcGCAACGCTCATGTactgctgcagcggcgcatagGTCATATGTCGCCAGAGTTATTCCATGCGTTCCCTCGCAAGAGTCTCGAGGCAGGCGGTTTGACCGTGGCAGACGCGATAGCGAGTGGCTTTGACGGTATATTTACGTATCGAAGGCGCAACGAGAAGCAACTTGAGCGCGTTGCACAATTATTGCGCCTGTTTAGTCCAGAGCTGGTGTTTGACTCGAAGAGCATGTCATCTGAGAGCGTGGGCGATCTGCCTTTCGCGAGTCTGACACACGGGTCACAGGCTGTTGTGCTATTTCTGCGTGCCTTGGTACATCGCCCATCTCTGCTGATTTTGGATGAAGCGTTCCAAGGCATGAGTGGTCATCAGGTGGCGAAGACGCGCGCGTTCATTGATGGCACGCAGTCATGGGTGTATGAGGGCATGTCCGATACtgagcgtgccgtcgacagGGCGTGGCGCGAAAAAGTCGTGATTGTGGCCGTAAGTCACTATGAGAGTGAATGGCCCCTGACATGTGGCTGCTTATTGCGTCTGTCTCAGGGCCGTGTCATAGAGTCGTTTTAGGGAGCGATTTCCATAAGGATGGACCAATCTTGTCCAATCAAAACACGTGGATCGCGAATCTCGAGGCGCGACGCTAGCCTGGCACTGGCGTCGGAGGCCGTGGGAGATCGTGAAGTACCTGACGTATACGTAAATGCCAACGACGTCTCGTGGCCGTGGGCATCGCGGGCGATGATGCGGTACACTTCTGGCAAGCCATAGACAATGATGCGTTCAACACGCACAGACGACGTTTCTTGCTCATACGCATTACCGGGCACTTGGAGAGctgtcgacgacgcagacGTATGTATGTCACGACCCGTAAGCGATGTGGATGCTAGGCGCAAGTGCCCTGGGCCATCGCGTGTCAATGTAAATTTGCGTGCAAGGAACGCCTGGTCGTCACGGTACGCGAAAGTCTGACCATCGTCCATGTACAGATGGCCCTCGGCAGCAAGCTCATCATGGCTCGGCGCGATGTACAAGGTGAACGGATCGAGGCGTTGCAATTCAGCTGAacgacgcacacgctccCGCATCGGCACGACCGAGCCACCACGTTGAAGCATCGGCACATGGTCGGAGAGAGGTGCCGGTACAGCCACACGGCCACCAGGAGCACGATATACGTGACCCGTGAAGTGGTGATAGTAATCTTCGTCATCAGCGAGGTAGATGTCGACATGCGACGCACCCTTTGTCGTAGGGGGCTTGATCAGCAAGCCTGAATCGCCAAGGAGGTACTGGTCGTCCACATCAAATCCAGCCGTGTCGTGCGGGAAAACAAGCGCCTGTGGCTTGAGCACAGGCTGTCCATTCAAGCTCGAATGCCAGAAGGCCGTATACCACACCGGTAGCATCTTGtagcgcaggcgcagcaaTCCACGCAACGCATCACCTACCGCACCGTCATACAGGTATGGCTCACGACGCTTGGTGTCGATGTGTGCGTGCGCCCGGAAAAACGGCTCAAAGATGCCTGCCTGATACCATCGTACAAGAAGTTCCGTGTCGGGATTGCCGAAAAATCCGCCGATGTCCGCGCCACAAAAGCTCATACCACCCATACCGTTCTGCAGGATCATCGGCACGCTGTTCGCAAAGTGCTCCCAAGTGCCGAGGTTATCACCGGTCCAAATCGCACCAAATCGCTGTGATCCAAGCCACCATGCCCGGCTTAGCACAAAGGGCCGGCGCTCCACGCCAACCTTGCCAGAGGTATCACGCGTGCCTAGCTCACGACGCGTCAGTCCCGTGGCAGTGAGATTATGCAAGATCAAGCCATTGATGTTGTGAATGTCGCGGTTTTCCCAGCCCGGGTAGTGCAGTACATCTTTCGGCGAAGACACTTCGGGACCTGAAAAGATAGCCGGCTCGCTCATGTCGTTCCATACAAATACATTGCGAGCATTAGCCTCCAGCTTGTGCTTTATGAGACTAAACTGGTCGATCCACCACGACCAGGTACGGGGCTGGAAAAAGTCGATCCAGCTCGCTTGGCCGCTCCAGCACTCGCCCTCGTAGTTGGTCTTGTTGTCTGGATTTTTGACGAGCAGGTCCAAGTCCCTGGCCTCCTTGTACAGATAATATTTGTCCGTCTTTTTCAAATGCGGATCCAAAATAATGACTAGTTTCCGCCCGCGCTCATCGAGAGCCTGCACCATGCCGGACGGGTCGATGAACGCCTTCTTGTCCCACATGCCGTACATGTGCTCAGCACTGTACTCAATGTCCAGCCAAATCACATCCATCGGGATATCAGCTTCATCAAAGCGCGAGCTCACATCTTTGACGTCGCCATCTGACCAATAGTTCCAGCGACACTGGTGATAGCCGATCGCGAAATACTGCGGCAACGCCGTGCGACCAACCAACGACATGTACCGCTCCATGTTTCGGTGCAGCGTCGGACCCATAAACACAAACAGATCCAGAATACCAGACTCGGACATAAAATGCACGTGCGatgagcgcgtcgacgagccgcCCGACagcgccttggcatcaTCTCGCGAGgccgcacgcagcgctgccgacgctggcTTCGGTCCTGGACGGTGCTTTGTCTTGTGGATGTCCACCCACGTTTCGGCGGCATTCATCCACAGCACACTGACGGCACTCGATTGGCTCAGGGCATGCACAATTGGAGCGCTGCCATATAGCGCCATCGGACTATCGTATTCGTACTCGAACACATCCGTATTCATTAGACGGTAAGGATCTGTAAATCGAccggcctcttcctcctctCCCTTTGGCggagcgcgcgtcgagcgaaGCGATAAAGGACTGGCGTGCTCTGGTAAGCCATAGAGCGTGTCGTAGCCAGGGAACGAAATGTCCAGAGCCACGCCTTCAGGACCTTTCGGCTTGGAGTCTGCTACACCGCCCCATGACTCTTCCCACTCGCCTTCATCGGGCGTCTCAAACTTGGACCACATGTCGATGGTCGAAGCAGACGCAGTAGGGTGCCGCTGCTTCAGGTCATGGACACGAGATTGGAGGTGCGCTGCTCGCTGTTCATCCGTCTTGGGTAGTCCGTCCTCCGGCTTAGCGCGAAAGTGCTCCATATGCAACAGGGCACGCTCATTCAGAATCATTTGCACGATGCCGTCTCTTACAAAAGAAATCCGCAAAGGCGCATGCTCGATGTGCATTTCGTGCGTGCTATCACCCCATGACACAACAGTCTTAGCCTTGCTCTGCTGCTTAATCTGTAcattgtgcgcgagcgcaggCATCTCGGCAATGCCCCATACACTAGCTTCAGGATAGTGACGCCAGTCCTTGTAGGTCGGCGCACGCTCATCCATTTGCAGGCGTGCATTGCCGTCCGCAAAGAAAGTCGTCTTTAGCTCGAATGACACATCGTGCAATGCACTCATGACAGGCACATGCAAGGCCGCACCCTCAAGCTCGGGCACACTACCCAGCGAATATGGCGAGACGTACGCCGGGCGCGTGAACGACTCGACATTTTCTGCCACCTTCCGAAATCGACGGCATacgctcgagtcgctgcaCCCCTTGAACACGCCAGGGTTCACACCAGCGACcagcgcagctgcacaagcgAGTGTCAGCACCCACACCAGCAACGAGGGGCGATGCATCAGTGGCAACGGTGACGACGCCCACGGTGAGCCTCTCCAGGTCCTCGTATGCGCTTACATAATAGACACTCGCATCGCTGGCGCAACGCTGAACGGCTTGTCTTCTTATCCCCCACCTCTATGGACGCATCGACATTGCAGTGGGCGTACCGTGCGCAAAAAAGCCTGGGCGTCAAGGCGGGTGTGCCTAACTTCCCCGACGTGCATGGCTTTGATGGTGCGCATGTGGGTTCGCGAATGCTCGTATACAGTGCCAGTGGCTCGAGGCTTGCTGTGGCGTTAGAGCAGGGCACACAGATCTATGATGTGCGCGACACGGGTGTTGAGCTACGTCTGGAGGTGCCTGTATCGCGTGCCATTGAGCTAGCACTGTCGCCACGCGGCACCTACCTTCAGACGTGGGAGCGTCCTGTCAAGGGAGAGGATGGCTCGTATAGCCGCAACCTGCGTATATGGCACGCTGAGACAGGCGAGCTCCTCGGCGCCTTTGAGCGCCGCCAAATCGATGGGTGGCAGTTCCAGTTTACTGACCGCGAAGACTACTGCGTGCGCTCTACAGCAAGTGAGCTGCAAGTGTTCCACCCGAACAACATCCAGGCAGGGGCCGTGGGTCGGCTCTCTGCGGAGCATGTGCAGACCTTTTCCGTGGGTCCTGGCCCGCAACCGGCCATCTCCGCTTTCTTTCCTGAAAAAAAGGGTATGCCCGCCTTCGTGCGCATTTATTCGCTCGCTTCGATCTTGCAAGGCCCACCTGGTGCCGTGGCGCCCGCCGCCCAAAAGTCGTTCTTCAAGGCAGACAAGGTCACGATGAAATGGAACAGGGCTGGATCGTCACTTTTGCTCATGACAGCGACGGACCATGACCAGACGGGCAAGTCGTATTATGGCGAGACGAATCTGTACATGCTGTCGACACGCGGCGACTTTGACTGCCGCGTCGGTCTTGACAAAGAAGGACCCATCCACGACTTTGAGTGGAGTCCCAACAGCCGA
It includes:
- a CDS encoding mannosyl-oligosaccharide alpha-1,3-glucosidase, which produces MHRPSLLVWVLTLACAAALVAGVNPGVFKGCSDSSVCRRFRKVAENVESFTRPAYVSPYSLGSVPELEGAALHVPVMSALHDVSFELKTTFFADGNARLQMDERAPTYKDWRHYPEASVWGIAEMPALAHNVQIKQQSKAKTVVSWGDSTHEMHIEHAPLRISFVRDGIVQMILNERALLHMEHFRAKPEDGLPKTDEQRAAHLQSRVHDLKQRHPTASASTIDMWSKFETPDEGEWEESWGGVADSKPKGPEGVALDISFPGYDTLYGLPEHASPLSLRSTRAPPKGEEEEAGRFTDPYRLMNTDVFEYEYDSPMALYGSAPIVHALSQSSAVSVLWMNAAETWVDIHKTKHRPGPKPASAALRAASRDDAKALSGGSSTRSSHVHFMSESGILDLFVFMGPTLHRNMERYMSLVGRTALPQYFAIGYHQCRWNYWSDGDVKDVSSRFDEADIPMDVIWLDIEYSAEHMYGMWDKKAFIDPSGMVQALDERGRKLVIILDPHLKKTDKYYLYKEARDLDLLVKNPDNKTNYEGECWSGQASWIDFFQPRTWSWWIDQFSLIKHKLEANARNVFVWNDMSEPAIFSGPEVSSPKDVLHYPGWENRDIHNINGLILHNLTATGLTRRELGTRDTSGKVGVERRPFVLSRAWWLGSQRFGAIWTGDNLGTWEHFANSVPMILQNGMGGMSFCGADIGGFFGNPDTELLVRWYQAGIFEPFFRAHAHIDTKRREPYLYDGAVGDALRGLLRLRYKMLPVWYTAFWHSSLNGQPVLKPQALVFPHDTAGFDVDDQYLLGDSGLLIKPPTTKGASHVDIYLADDEDYYHHFTGHVYRAPGGRVAVPAPLSDHVPMLQRGGSVVPMRERVRRSAELQRLDPFTLYIAPSHDELAAEGHLYMDDGQTFAYRDDQAFLARKFTLTRDGPGHLRLASTSLTGRDIHTSASSTALQVPGNAYEQETSSVRVERIIVYGLPEVYRIIARDAHGHETSLAFTYTSGTSRSPTASDASARLASRLEIRDPRVLIGQDWSILMEIAP
- a CDS encoding ABC transporter; this encodes MWRITPGETASFMWRPWLGCVVRRSIHSSSHKPLLTLTKAHIPGLKGTIHDYEAKVPSLTWSILDGAQNECWAIIGPTSSNAGAHVRQKIIDVVLGRYSPRAANTSNVPPSCTHMLDTLPREAVAYVPFETPSGNFGGEFIDYTTRYGSIRDEDRVTLFESLMESRDVYTGLVAQLHMRPDPLRLHQDNTGLLKWNSSYEREECIRKAHAICKHIQNTAPALGLTSLLSRPLISLSNGQMRRARILRALIQGAEWAVLEDPFKGLDQPSRNELTRLFGELHANRTPRLCLVLREQDPVPSFITHILRVDEHGFVTQLGHKSEVPTEKDAEYPPGSYDIVRRNAERGVYTGQKSSEPIVAMRHVSIEYESNPILQDVSLELQPGARMVLVGDNGSGKTTLLSLLLGDHPRSFALSEQQLSLWGAARDAPRNAHVLLQRRIGHMSPELFHAFPRKSLEAGGLTVADAIASGFDGIFTYRRRNEKQLERVAQLLRLFSPELVFDSKSMSSESVGDLPFASLTHGSQAVVLFLRALVHRPSLLILDEAFQGMSGHQVAKTRAFIDGTQSWVYEGMSDTERAVDRAWREKVVIVAVSHYESEWPLTCGCLLRLSQGRVIESF
- a CDS encoding calpain-7 encodes the protein MDPAAEAVAKAAAAEAVDFELQKKYNAAFFQYTRAIRLFLEIARDDSSVTDARRMAERCLERAKRLRDAGRVPRGLGTKAWPPFWSENEHVPVEPSPELSPQQIEQGAQLQSLRDFPVYRADVRLVGGDMQQGCVSDCSFITALEIVAEHNARWGTNLACNMLYPQQDCVPCASPDGTYKVKLYMHGSLRCIHINDMLPVSRDGLWLCTKPRHKTQLWPALLEKAYLVAKRSGYAFRGSHSSMDLYMLTGWIPEYIPMDEPTFQSEKTWMRLYEAWRRGDCMVALSTNTAVDYADLEPLHCYGILALSAQGQDRIVTIINPWKTSDVSHRVTMSWADVRHAFDALLVNWNPSLYPEMQSIQGVWEAQSDSAVRLDDVRTAQTEQYHLLLQHVVDRPILLHLERDASICDEFDEQEYTALHVYPTLSSQRRADTETGGMMGVYMNTAHTLCTVEPQDCTQYTIAVSRHGTQIPMPYTLTAYATCPMEFRALPQAWSHRAVFHGTWRAPLHAAAPDEWYQPQYRLTVQEDTFLPRIQLMLTTVLTVPVRLTLCRSGERIHCLSTASKTSCTGNFSRGMVVSDIQALQPGTYTLLLSASQPHMHVGQSYALTVESSVPVHVEGLPAIGAGMYHRKAHSPASCVWKLDVPRRMPLMVCAAQDATGPLCVSITTHSHELATAHAVDDTHYVFLSTTPLEAGTYLLRVHGMAPVHVDMFGAQPVTLAPHSSELL
- a CDS encoding 3-methyl-2-oxobutanoate hydroxymethyltransferase, whose amino-acid sequence is MMQAIKSAWRAALPVRGRALHTSHLKMSAWSVPPVQASAHQAMPPVFRSDIQQMKREGTPLVCITAYDQPTALAVRGAGADMCLVGDSLANVALGYQATRSLSLDAMIHHAKTVRASIHAPELQYDARCPRAPLVIVDMPFGSYGVSLEESVRHVMHVVKETQASAIKMEGSMELVPLIERLTTLGIDVMGHIGLQPQRFGDASGFRVQGATAHSALNILRTAQALEAAGCFSIVLECIPSKLGEAISQRLDIPTIGIGAGPHTHGQVLVCTDIMGDLTSPSHVSAVLAGLEKGASAPAHMPETPWPPMPKFVRTFAASHVGSQRIVALRRFVEAVRSRTFPDNTSEAYRIKTHEWETFLQLVDSS
- a CDS encoding translation initiation factor 2A: MDASTLQWAYRAQKSLGVKAGVPNFPDVHGFDGAHVGSRMLVYSASGSRLAVALEQGTQIYDVRDTGVELRLEVPVSRAIELALSPRGTYLQTWERPVKGEDGSYSRNLRIWHAETGELLGAFERRQIDGWQFQFTDREDYCVRSTASELQVFHPNNIQAGAVGRLSAEHVQTFSVGPGPQPAISAFFPEKKGMPAFVRIYSLASILQGPPGAVAPAAQKSFFKADKVTMKWNRAGSSLLLMTATDHDQTGKSYYGETNLYMLSTRGDFDCRVGLDKEGPIHDFEWSPNSREFIVLYGYMPAKAVVFSYRVNVIAELGTQPRNLISYNPQGRLFVLAGFGNLAGTVDIWDRERLADGKLFTLDASNSSVLEWSPDGQFLLTGTLSPRLRVDNGVRIWHCTGKLVHVDMVDEMYSAAWRPQRFTEPPAFPKTLPPAPAPSTAAAAVLAKQQTAAKPMGAYRPPSARHAGASTGDFLRRDEQSSGPSVPSVPGASSKRGGRKVPGAPQKNPAPPPKPTMGAADVGACSSDGGVVEKKLRNLTKKLKAIEQLKERRDKGEALEQTQLQKIETEQEIRNELAALQ
- a CDS encoding oligoribonuclease; this translates as MTGLDPKRDRLLEIACIVTDGQLQPVDEGVSYVIRTEPHILEGMDEWCTRTHSQTGLYAACLDEACSHPHLDVRTAILAYVLDRVPTARKACLAGSSVHADKMFLVNEMPELMAHLHYRIVDVSTIKELVRRWYGASYQRPDTGILHRALDDIRGSIQELEHYRKSVFRRDAP